Below is a window of Moraxella nasibovis DNA.
TATGGCTCATCAGGGCTTGGTAAGACGCACCTGATGCACGCTGTGGCGCACCGCTACCAAAAGGCGGGCTTGAAGTTTTGCTGCCTAACCAAAGACCATTTTTTTCGCATTACCAAAGATGCGTTTCGTGATCAAAAAGTCGATCAGTTGGTCAAAAAAATCTGCAAAGCAGACCTGCTCATCATCGATGACATTCATCTGATCAATGCCAAAAACGCCCCAAAAGTCGCCGATGTGCTTTTGACGATTTTTAGTGAATTTAGCAAAAATAAAAAACATCGCATCATCTTGGCGTCTGACAGACAGCCCACGCAGCTGAATAATTTTGATGAGCGCTTTAAGTCTCGGTTTTCAGGTGGGCTTAATTTGCTGATTGAGCCGCCAGACATCGACATGCGAGTGCAGATTTTGGAGAAAAAGGCGAGCGTCTTGAATATGGAGCTGCCCAAGGAATGTGCGCTGTTCATCGCCCAAAATGTCGCCCCAGATGTGCGCCGACTGGAAGGGGCGCTCAATCAGGTGCACGCCAATCACGCCATGTCTGGCGAGCCTGTGACGCTGTCTTTGGTGCGCCATGCCATCAAAGATCATGTGGAGGCGCGTGCTCGCGCGGTCAATGCAGACAACATCCGAGACCTTGTGGCGCAGTATTATGGTGTGTCTGCCAAAGATCTGATGGGTAAAAAGCGTGCCAGAAACATCGCCAGACCCCGCCAGATGGCGATGGCGCTCATCCGTGAGCTGACCCAAGACAGCTTTCCTGAGATCGGACAGTTTTTTGGTGGGCGAGATCACACCACCGTCATGCATGCCTGCAAGGCGATCGAGGAGCTAAGAGCTGAGGACATTAAGGTGGAAAAAGCCTATCAGGCGTTAAAAGCAACCTTAGAATTTGAGTGACGGTGTGATGGCTGAGTTTGCCAAAAATCGCCTTAAATGACTTGAAAGATGACTTGTGTTTGCGCCCAAAAATAAGTACCATAAGCAAAATTTTTTAGGAAAAAATGACAATGAAATTAACCATCAATCGTGACATTTTAATCAATGCCATTAGCCTAGTTGCTAAAGCTGCCGACAAGCACCACCGCATCGGTCCTATTTTGGCGAATATCAAATTTGTCTTGACGCAAGATGTCTTGACGCTGGTGGCATCTGATTTGGAGGTGGAGCTTACTGCCACGGTCAATTTGCCAGCAGGGGCGTGCGTTGAGGCGGGCGAGACGACTTTGCCTGCCGAAAAGCTGTTTGTTATTTGTAAGACCTTGTCTGATGAGATGGTGTCGCTGGATGCCAATGAAAGCCGCTGTTTGGTCGTGGGAGGTAAGGCAAAGTACACTCTAAAAACCCTGCCAGCCCAAGATTTCCCAAGTATTGGTGCGCCAAACATCAACACTTGGTTGCAGATTTTGCGTACGACGCTGTTTGATCTGATCAGCCACACTCGCTTTGCGATGGCGACCCAAGATGTGCGTCATTATCTGACTGGAATGCTTTTTGAAATCAATGGCGATAAATTGACCGCCGTGGCGACAGATGGGCACCGTCTGGCGGTGGCGCACCGAGCTTTGGAGTCAAGCTACGATGAGCGCCGTGTGATCATGCCGGGTAAGGCAGTGGGCGAGCTTGAGCGTCTGCTTGGTGAGATTGCCAAAAATAGCCAAGATGAGCCTGTGTCGCTTGGCTTTGATGAGGAATTTATGCAAGTATCGCTGGCGTTCAGTGACGACAGTGAGTATCGTGGTATGCAGGTGGGTATGGTGGCGCGCCTGATCGAGGGTAGGTTCCCTGATTATCGTCGTGTGCTGCCGTCAGGTCATGATAAAGTGGCGGTTTTTAACAAAGAAGAGATGGGTGAGGTGCTGCGCCGCCTGTCCATTTTGGTGAGTAAAGATGCACCGGGTGTGCTGTTTCATTTTGCCCAAGCGGACACCGTCAAGGTGAGTGTCAATAACCGTGAGCAAGATGCCGCCGAAGAGAATCTGGCGGTCAGCTACCAAGGCGAGCCATTGGAAGTGTCATTCAATGAGGCGTATTTGCGTGCGGTACTGCGTGTGCTTGATGGCGACATTCGCATTGAGATGACCGAGGCCGTCAAGCCTGCTTTGATTTATCAAGTGGGCGATGAGATGAATCATCAGTATGTCGTCATGCCAATGCGTGTCTAAGCACCCAACCGTGTGCCGTCATGATTCATGAGTTACGCATTCATGCTTTGAGAAATTTAAGCCAAGCGTCGCTGTCTGTCACCCAGTGTAATGTGATTGTCGGCAAAAATGGCAGTGGCAAAACATCGCTGTTGGAGGCGGTGTTTTTGCTTTCTCGTGGCAAAAGTTTTCGCCATCACGAGCCAAAACGCTACATTCAGCACCACGCCAAAAGCTGTGCGGTGTGGGCGTGCATTGATCATCAAAAAACCATCGCCATTCAAAAACAGCTAGACTCGGCAGGTCTTGCCAGCACCTTATTAAAAGTCAATCAAACCACCGTCCATAGCCAAAGTGCGTTGTCTTTTTTATTGCCAACTTTGCTCATTGATCCGACGGGTATGTCTGTATTGGAGGAGGGTAGTGCCAGTCGCAGACAGCTGCTTGACTGGCTGGCGTTTCATGTGGAAACACGATTTTATCCAACTTGGCTGTCTTATCAAAGGCTTTTAAAACAGCGTAATGCTTTATTAAAATCCGCCCATCTGCCGACAGCGGAGCTTGTGGCGTGGGATCGTGAGCTGTCGGTGTCTGCTCAGGCTTTGCATGAGTGTCGCCAAGCGGTGTTTGGGCGTTGGCAGGGCTTTTTTGGGGCGATGGTTGCTCGGCTACTGCCTGATTATGAAGGGCAATTACAGCTGTCTTATCAGGCAGGTTTTGATGTGCAGGCAGGCTTATTTGAGACGCTAAAAAGTCGCCTACACCAAGACAGAGAGCTTGGCTATACACGCATAGGAGCTCATCGTGCTGATGTCGTCATTACCCTAAAAAACACCAGCGAGCAGGGCGACAGGCTCAAAGAGCAGGCGGTCAATGTGCTGTCTCGTGGCGAGAAAAAGCTGCTCATCACCGCACTCAAACTGTCGCAGTTGCAGCTGATTTGTGAGCATTTGCACGACATCAAGCCTGTGGTGCTGATTGATGATGTGGATGCTGAGCTTGATCAAAGGGCGGTGGGCGTACTGCTAGATACGGTGCTGGATTTGCCTTGTCAGCTTTTTATCACAAGCCTGCAAGAGGCGACCGCCAAGCAAGTACAAGACAAGATGGCACAGCTTGGGAAAGATGAAGAGCAGTTTTCATTGTTTCATGTGGAACATGGTGTGATAAAAAAGCAAGAA
It encodes the following:
- the dnaA gene encoding chromosomal replication initiator protein DnaA translates to MSLFDEAAMTDTAPSLDFWQQCLKELSFEVSEADFLRWLSPLKPSIEGGVLVLSAINQYFINRINEEYIELIERLVQKHAPASVQGVRLAVAQVPETPIKSDKPTKKSKVGTQIEESEQIEEHYTFDAFVKGKSNAFAYNACYDLGKKAGDSLYPLVFLYGSSGLGKTHLMHAVAHRYQKAGLKFCCLTKDHFFRITKDAFRDQKVDQLVKKICKADLLIIDDIHLINAKNAPKVADVLLTIFSEFSKNKKHRIILASDRQPTQLNNFDERFKSRFSGGLNLLIEPPDIDMRVQILEKKASVLNMELPKECALFIAQNVAPDVRRLEGALNQVHANHAMSGEPVTLSLVRHAIKDHVEARARAVNADNIRDLVAQYYGVSAKDLMGKKRARNIARPRQMAMALIRELTQDSFPEIGQFFGGRDHTTVMHACKAIEELRAEDIKVEKAYQALKATLEFE
- the dnaN gene encoding DNA polymerase III subunit beta; the protein is MKLTINRDILINAISLVAKAADKHHRIGPILANIKFVLTQDVLTLVASDLEVELTATVNLPAGACVEAGETTLPAEKLFVICKTLSDEMVSLDANESRCLVVGGKAKYTLKTLPAQDFPSIGAPNINTWLQILRTTLFDLISHTRFAMATQDVRHYLTGMLFEINGDKLTAVATDGHRLAVAHRALESSYDERRVIMPGKAVGELERLLGEIAKNSQDEPVSLGFDEEFMQVSLAFSDDSEYRGMQVGMVARLIEGRFPDYRRVLPSGHDKVAVFNKEEMGEVLRRLSILVSKDAPGVLFHFAQADTVKVSVNNREQDAAEENLAVSYQGEPLEVSFNEAYLRAVLRVLDGDIRIEMTEAVKPALIYQVGDEMNHQYVVMPMRV
- the recF gene encoding DNA replication/repair protein RecF (All proteins in this family for which functions are known are DNA-binding proteins that assist the filamentation of RecA onto DNA for the initiation of recombination or recombinational repair.) — encoded protein: MIHELRIHALRNLSQASLSVTQCNVIVGKNGSGKTSLLEAVFLLSRGKSFRHHEPKRYIQHHAKSCAVWACIDHQKTIAIQKQLDSAGLASTLLKVNQTTVHSQSALSFLLPTLLIDPTGMSVLEEGSASRRQLLDWLAFHVETRFYPTWLSYQRLLKQRNALLKSAHLPTAELVAWDRELSVSAQALHECRQAVFGRWQGFFGAMVARLLPDYEGQLQLSYQAGFDVQAGLFETLKSRLHQDRELGYTRIGAHRADVVITLKNTSEQGDRLKEQAVNVLSRGEKKLLITALKLSQLQLICEHLHDIKPVVLIDDVDAELDQRAVGVLLDTVLDLPCQLFITSLQEATAKQVQDKMAQLGKDEEQFSLFHVEHGVIKKQENSGE